The following are from one region of the Streptomyces tuirus genome:
- the trpS gene encoding tryptophan--tRNA ligase: protein MTRVFSGVKPTGHLTLGNYLGAMRRWAAVDQHEADALFCVVDLHALTVDHDPARVRRLSRQSATLLLAAGLDPELCTLFVQSHVDEHARLSYVLECVATDGEMRRMIQYKEKAARERLRGGSVRLSLLTYPVLMAADILAYGAGEVPVGDDQRQHVELARDIAVRFNQRYGHTFVVPRATRPGVAARVMNLQDPASKMGKSDDVGPGIVYLLDEPDVVRKKVMRAVTDSGREVVYDREARPGLANLLEILAACTGGEPEALCGAYTSYGALKKDTAEAVVEVLRPLQERHKELCADPGHVEGVLRAGAERARGMARPTVDAAYRAIGLLPAVAEVEKTAGAGAVVTV, encoded by the coding sequence ATGACACGGGTCTTCAGCGGGGTCAAGCCGACGGGGCATCTGACGCTGGGGAACTACCTGGGGGCCATGCGGCGGTGGGCCGCGGTCGACCAGCACGAGGCCGACGCCCTGTTCTGCGTCGTCGATCTGCATGCCCTGACCGTGGACCACGATCCCGCGCGGGTGCGCAGGCTGAGCCGGCAGTCGGCGACGCTGCTGCTGGCGGCCGGGCTGGATCCGGAGCTCTGCACGCTGTTCGTGCAGAGCCATGTGGACGAGCACGCCCGGCTCTCCTACGTACTGGAGTGCGTGGCCACCGACGGGGAGATGCGGCGGATGATCCAGTACAAGGAGAAGGCGGCGCGGGAGCGGCTGCGGGGCGGGAGTGTGCGGTTGTCGCTGCTGACCTATCCCGTCCTGATGGCGGCGGACATCCTGGCGTACGGGGCCGGTGAGGTGCCGGTCGGGGACGATCAGCGGCAGCATGTCGAGCTCGCCCGGGATATCGCCGTGCGGTTCAACCAGCGGTACGGGCATACGTTCGTGGTGCCGCGGGCCACCCGGCCGGGGGTGGCGGCCCGGGTGATGAACCTGCAGGATCCGGCGTCGAAGATGGGCAAGAGCGATGACGTCGGGCCGGGGATCGTCTATCTGCTGGACGAGCCGGACGTGGTGCGCAAGAAGGTCATGCGGGCGGTGACCGACAGCGGGCGGGAGGTCGTGTACGACCGGGAGGCCCGGCCGGGGCTCGCGAACCTGCTGGAGATCCTCGCGGCGTGCACGGGTGGCGAGCCCGAGGCGCTCTGTGGTGCGTACACGTCGTACGGGGCCTTGAAGAAGGACACCGCGGAGGCTGTGGTCGAGGTGCTCCGGCCGTTGCAGGAGAGGCACAAGGAGTTGTGCGCCGATCCGGGTCATGTGGAGGGGGTGCTGCGGGCCGGGGCGGAGCGGGCTCGGGGGATGGCACGGCCGACGGTGGATGCCGCGTACCGGGCGATCGGGTTGTTGCCCGCTGTGGCGGAAGTGGAGAAGACGGCCGGTGCCGGTGCGGTGGTGACGGTGTGA